ATTCGCAATGGTATGCTGTTCTTTTTTATCCGCAACCGACCATAGGTCAGCCAGTACACGTTCCTGCTCATTTTTCGGATCCACATTTTTTGCAAGATAATCCCCAATTTGAAAAGCGATCTCTGACATTTTGCTTTCTTCCATCCCATCCGTCTGAGCATGAACTACTTTATCACCTAAAAAAGATTTCCACTGCTGCCAGTTTTCAAGAATCGACATATTTTTTGCCTCCCATACTTATTTTAAAGGAGCTTATTGCCCTTTTTCCTAGTATGAGCATGGATTGAAGAAAATATTCTTCACGTATGCCAACCACCGTTAACAGATAGTACCTGGGATGTAATATAGGAAGACGAGGGGCTTAACAAAAATAGTACAGCATCTGCGATCTCTTCAGGTGCTCCCATCCGGCCAAGCGGAATCTCACCGTATATCTCCTGAAGTTCTTCTTCTGAATAGTGATTTGTCATTTTTGTAGAAATAGCACCCGGAGACACAGCATTCACCCTGATTCCTGATGGTGCGAGTTCTTTTCCAAGAGCCTTTACAAATGCAATTTGTGCGCCTTTAACGGCAGAATACATCACTTCATAAGATGCACCGGTCTCTCCCCAGATGGAGGAAACAATCACAATAGATGCTTTCTCACGCTGTCTGAGCCCGCGGAGCATGTGACGGATGATTCTGACCGGCTGTTTGAGATGCACATTCCAGAGCTCATCAATGACTGTATCAGGTGTATCTTCTAGCATCCCCTCATAGTGAGCGCCTGCAGTATGGATGATCCCATCAACAGACAAAGAGGTTTCAAGAAATTCATCGACACTTCTATCTGATGTCAAATCGATTTTTTCAGGTATGATTTTTTCAGGTACAGGTATGGAATCCCTCAGGTTTATAACAGGATCTGGATTGTGAAAATATTGTGCAATCACTGTATGTCCCTGATCAACAAGTTTTTTTGCAACAGCAAGCCCGATTCCGCCGCTTGCACCGAGCAAAAGGTATGTGTTACTCATTGTCTCCGCCACTTTTTGGTACGATAAAAAAGCTGGTGATGCGATCTTCTTTAATAAAATCCTTCAATGCCGTATGAATATCCTCTACAGTCAGCGTTTCCAGTGTCGGGACGGCATTAAATAAATCCATTTCATTAAATGCATACCGGGTAAACTGATTGGCGATAAATTCGGGAGAATTCAATGACCGCAGGAATCCACCGATGTTTTTCTTTTTCACACCATCAATCTTTTTTTCCGTGATCGTTGGATTCTGTGCTTCCTTCAACAAAATTTCCTTAATTTCAGCCGCAAGCTTTACCGGATCCGGTGTATTGCCGCCAAGCAATCCAAAACCAAAATTCTGTTCCTGTGTAAAATCAAAAGAGAAATGATCATCGATTAACCCCCGGTCATAAAGATCCGTGTAGTAATCAGACGTTTTACCGAACAGCACTTCAAATGCCGTATTGATCGACAGCTCTTTTCTGAGCAGCTCATCACCGCTGATATTTTTTTCATTGGATTTTATGCCAACCATACACTTTGAAACCTGAACTTCCATTTTAAGTTCGTTATGCGCAACCTTCACATGTTCCGGTTCATCATCGAATTTCCGTTCAATCTGCTGTGGAGGATCAAACGTTTTAGACGCCTGATTTGCACGGACAAACTCCATGTATTCCTCTGGATCAACCGGTCCAACGATAAAAATAGACATATTTGATGGATGATAAAAGGTATGATAACACTGGTAAAGATGATCTTTCATAATATGGGAGATGGATTCGACTGTACCTGCAATATCGACTCTGACCGGATGATGATGGAACATATTTTGAATTGCACCGAAATACAGTCTCCAGTCAGCGTTATCGTCATACATCGTAATTTCCTGTCCGATAATACCCTTCTCTTTTTCCACCGTTTCCTCTGTAAAATAAGGAGCCTGAACAAAATCAATCAATGTTTCCAGATTTTTTTGGATCTGATCGGTGCTTGAAAATAGGTATGCCGTTCGGGTAAAGGAAGTAAATGCATTTGCTGAAGCCCCCTGCATACTGAACTTTTGAAATACATCCCCATCTTCCTTTTCAAACATTTTGTGCTCAAGAAAATGGGCAATCCCGTCTGGAACCCGGGTGAATTCATCCTCACCGAGCGGCTTGAAATGATCGTCAATCGATCCGTATTTTGTTGTAAACGTAGCAAATGTTTTATTAAAATCGGGTTTCGGTAAAATATAGACAGTTAACCCGTTATCAAGCGTTTCGAAGTAGATTTCCTCTTCAAGCTGTTTAAATGTCTGCTTTTGCATGGCTCATTCCTCCCCTGACGTCAAAATATAAGTTGTATCCTTCTTCAGCTTTTTTGCAGCCGCGATTACTTGATCGGCTGTTACGGCATCTACCTTTTCAAACCAGCGGTCAATATCTACCGGCGGATTGGCCACTTCACCCTGATATAAAACCTCGACAATCCCTCGTGATGCATCGAGCGTTTCAAGCATCTGGTTTTTAAGAACTGCCTTCGTCTGGTTCAGTTCGTTTTCTGAGACCTCACCATTTTGGATCGCCTGCAGCTGCTCTTCAATAATAACCGCAGCCCGCTCCACCTTAGCGGGCTCAACCCCCGACATCACCACGACGAGGCCTTTATGACTTTCAACTCTGCTCGCTGCATAATAGGCAAGACTTTCTTTTTCCCGCACATTTAAGAACAGCTTGGAATGCGGAAACCCTCCGAACAAACCGTTCATGACAGTGAGCGGTATGTAATCGTCATCCCCGTACACGATACTTGTTCTGTAACCAATATTTAACTTACCCTGTTTTATTTTTTGTGACTCCACCACTTCTTTTGCGTCTGTTGTATTTATGCTTTTTACGTCAGGCTTTGCGACAGGTTCCCGGTCAGGAAAATGAAATTCCTTTTCGCAATACGATGCAATGTCTTCTGCTACAACATCACCCACTACATAAAGGTCAACCGCATCTTTTTCGAGCATGTTTTTGTATGCCTGGTACAGCTCCTCTGCTGTTACCTGATTCAACTTTTCTTCACTTCCGTTCGGGTGAAGGGCATACGCCTCTCCTTTGCACATCTCCTCAACAAGACGCTGTGAAGCATAGCGCATTTTGTCATCCTTCAACGCCTGCAGTTTTTGCTTAAGCGTCCGTTTTTCCTGCTCAATTACTTTTGAGCTGAATGCCTCCCCTTCAAGCAGAGGGTTAAATAACATCTCCTTTAACACATTCAGCGCTTCTTTTGCGAGCGGAGTCGGGTCTTTTAAATATCGTTCATTTGGAATATCCACCGCAAACGAAAGAATGTGGTACTCTCCCTTTTTGTTTACGTCTACAGAGGCACCAGCGCCATATAGTTCATCGAGGTGCGACCTGAAGTCAGCAGTCGTCGGCCACTTTTTTGTACTGCTCTGTAAAATATACGGAATTAACGCTCTCGCAGTAACGTCATCTTCATTTAAACGTGATCTGAATTTGAA
The nucleotide sequence above comes from Jeotgalibacillus aurantiacus. Encoded proteins:
- the yfmH gene encoding EF-P 5-aminopentanol modification-associated protein YfmH, producing MQKQTFKQLEEEIYFETLDNGLTVYILPKPDFNKTFATFTTKYGSIDDHFKPLGEDEFTRVPDGIAHFLEHKMFEKEDGDVFQKFSMQGASANAFTSFTRTAYLFSSTDQIQKNLETLIDFVQAPYFTEETVEKEKGIIGQEITMYDDNADWRLYFGAIQNMFHHHPVRVDIAGTVESISHIMKDHLYQCYHTFYHPSNMSIFIVGPVDPEEYMEFVRANQASKTFDPPQQIERKFDDEPEHVKVAHNELKMEVQVSKCMVGIKSNEKNISGDELLRKELSINTAFEVLFGKTSDYYTDLYDRGLIDDHFSFDFTQEQNFGFGLLGGNTPDPVKLAAEIKEILLKEAQNPTITEKKIDGVKKKNIGGFLRSLNSPEFIANQFTRYAFNEMDLFNAVPTLETLTVEDIHTALKDFIKEDRITSFFIVPKSGGDNE
- a CDS encoding DUF3243 domain-containing protein, producing the protein MSILENWQQWKSFLGDKVVHAQTDGMEESKMSEIAFQIGDYLAKNVDPKNEQERVLADLWSVADKKEQHTIANLMIKLVSGSSPH
- the ymfI gene encoding elongation factor P 5-aminopentanone reductase; this translates as MSNTYLLLGASGGIGLAVAKKLVDQGHTVIAQYFHNPDPVINLRDSIPVPEKIIPEKIDLTSDRSVDEFLETSLSVDGIIHTAGAHYEGMLEDTPDTVIDELWNVHLKQPVRIIRHMLRGLRQREKASIVIVSSIWGETGASYEVMYSAVKGAQIAFVKALGKELAPSGIRVNAVSPGAISTKMTNHYSEEELQEIYGEIPLGRMGAPEEIADAVLFLLSPSSSYITSQVLSVNGGWHT
- the yfmF gene encoding EF-P 5-aminopentanol modification-associated protein YfmF; its protein translation is MKINQTVSRQQGLSLRIVQTKKFKTNQFVFKFRSRLNEDDVTARALIPYILQSSTKKWPTTADFRSHLDELYGAGASVDVNKKGEYHILSFAVDIPNERYLKDPTPLAKEALNVLKEMLFNPLLEGEAFSSKVIEQEKRTLKQKLQALKDDKMRYASQRLVEEMCKGEAYALHPNGSEEKLNQVTAEELYQAYKNMLEKDAVDLYVVGDVVAEDIASYCEKEFHFPDREPVAKPDVKSINTTDAKEVVESQKIKQGKLNIGYRTSIVYGDDDYIPLTVMNGLFGGFPHSKLFLNVREKESLAYYAASRVESHKGLVVVMSGVEPAKVERAAVIIEEQLQAIQNGEVSENELNQTKAVLKNQMLETLDASRGIVEVLYQGEVANPPVDIDRWFEKVDAVTADQVIAAAKKLKKDTTYILTSGEE